From a single Acidobacteriota bacterium genomic region:
- a CDS encoding patatin-like phospholipase family protein → MSARVPQVQGLRALILTEPSPPAKLAQVRAVAFEGGGINGLAYLPIIEALEDWGIRPDHLAGTSAGAITAMLWALGYDAQALRRVMLETPWDRFTASSWLAALWRLITRGGALSLDYPHRWLRERVLEAGFRDPDLTFAQLVDERGVRLSVAVTLYGRLGGRARAQADVLDHLAADDVPIATAVLASMAVPVVWPPVRIGDHWCCDGGVVANHPLHVFEGLPPEQILGLRLDEGEDEGELQPYRPGLLGMVRSLVPLMRRLANRAHVPEELWGRVVPIGVSGSKGLDFDVDEQRVKGLEDCGRAALEKWLAG, encoded by the coding sequence TTGTCCGCCCGCGTACCGCAGGTTCAGGGGTTACGAGCTCTGATCCTCACCGAGCCCTCGCCACCAGCGAAGCTCGCCCAGGTCCGCGCCGTCGCCTTCGAGGGCGGCGGCATCAACGGCCTAGCGTACCTGCCCATCATCGAGGCCCTCGAAGACTGGGGCATCCGCCCCGACCACCTCGCCGGCACCTCGGCCGGCGCGATCACCGCCATGCTCTGGGCTCTCGGCTACGACGCCCAGGCGCTTCGCCGGGTGATGCTCGAGACGCCCTGGGATCGGTTCACCGCCTCGAGCTGGCTGGCGGCCCTCTGGCGCTTGATCACCCGTGGCGGGGCGCTGTCGCTCGACTATCCGCACCGCTGGCTCCGGGAGCGGGTGCTCGAGGCCGGCTTTCGCGACCCTGACCTCACCTTCGCGCAGCTCGTCGACGAACGCGGTGTACGCCTCTCTGTGGCCGTCACGCTCTACGGGCGACTCGGAGGACGCGCGAGGGCTCAGGCGGACGTGCTGGACCACCTGGCGGCCGACGACGTGCCGATTGCAACGGCGGTGCTGGCGTCGATGGCGGTGCCGGTGGTATGGCCGCCGGTGCGCATCGGTGATCACTGGTGCTGCGACGGGGGCGTGGTCGCGAATCACCCGCTTCACGTCTTCGAGGGTTTGCCGCCCGAGCAGATCCTTGGGCTGAGGCTCGATGAGGGCGAGGACGAGGGAGAGCTGCAGCCGTACCGGCCGGGGCTGCTAGGGATGGTGCGGAGCTTGGTGCCGCTGATGCGGCGGCTCGCGAACCGGGCTCATGTGCCGGAGGAGCTGTGGGGCCGGGTGGTGCCCATTGGCGTCAGCGGATCGAAGGGGCTCGACTTCGACGTCGACGAGCAGCGGGTGAAGGGGCTCGAGGACTGCGGGAGGGCGGCCCTCGAGAAGTGGCTGGCGGGCTGA
- a CDS encoding ParB N-terminal domain-containing protein — protein MTIIINEHDTIDPQRLEALHEVHDECKVEALAESMRAEGWIGRSILVLDETMALSGTHRLAAAIEAGIEVPIYRISAGAWDPDTAEEQQWAADLADARDDEERLAILEQIGDAEAIEIMTAEIEASNA, from the coding sequence ATGACGATCATCATCAACGAGCACGACACCATCGACCCGCAGCGCCTTGAGGCGCTGCACGAAGTCCACGACGAGTGCAAGGTCGAGGCGCTGGCCGAGTCGATGCGCGCTGAGGGCTGGATTGGCCGCTCGATCCTGGTGCTCGACGAGACGATGGCTCTTTCCGGCACGCACCGACTTGCGGCAGCGATCGAGGCCGGCATCGAGGTCCCGATCTACCGCATCAGCGCTGGTGCTTGGGACCCGGATACCGCCGAGGAGCAGCAGTGGGCCGCCGACCTCGCCGACGCGCGGGACGACGAGGAGCGTCTAGCGATTTTGGAACAAATCGGCGACGCAGAGGCCATCGAGATCATGACGGCCGAGATCGAGGCCAGCAACGCCTAG
- a CDS encoding DNA-processing protein DprA, translated as MPSTPPAEHDRKGFAPWSPEDVLGPLNSFEAKHAPEALYLRGDLDLLRSGPKVAIVGSRKASPDGLKRARKLARGLVEHGVTIVSGLAEGIDTAAHTAAIEAGGRTIAVIGTPLDRYYPRKNAALQDKIAAEHLLVSQFAPGVETARFHFPMRNRTMALISDASVIIEAGESSGTKSQGWEALRMGRPLFLVRSVVENPSLSWPKKMVDYGAGVLRRTEDLLGSLPFSQATGELAF; from the coding sequence ATGCCGTCCACCCCGCCTGCTGAGCACGACCGCAAGGGCTTCGCCCCTTGGAGTCCTGAGGATGTCCTTGGGCCGTTGAACTCGTTTGAGGCCAAGCATGCGCCCGAAGCGCTCTACCTCCGCGGAGACCTTGACCTTCTGAGATCCGGGCCCAAGGTGGCGATCGTGGGCTCTCGGAAGGCGTCGCCGGATGGCCTGAAGCGAGCCCGCAAGTTGGCTCGAGGACTGGTGGAGCATGGCGTCACGATCGTCAGCGGCTTGGCTGAGGGCATCGACACCGCAGCCCATACGGCGGCGATCGAAGCGGGCGGCCGGACGATTGCGGTCATTGGAACGCCTCTGGACAGGTACTACCCGAGGAAGAACGCAGCGCTCCAGGACAAGATTGCAGCGGAGCACCTGCTGGTTTCCCAGTTTGCCCCGGGCGTCGAGACGGCTCGATTTCACTTCCCGATGCGCAATCGAACCATGGCCCTGATTTCGGATGCTTCCGTCATCATCGAGGCTGGCGAGTCGAGCGGCACCAAGTCACAGGGGTGGGAGGCGCTTAGAATGGGGCGTCCACTTTTCTTGGTCAGGTCGGTGGTCGAGAATCCCTCTCTGAGCTGGCCCAAAAAGATGGTCGACTACGGCGCTGGCGTTCTTCGTCGAACCGAGGACCTCCTCGGCTCGCTGCCTTTCTCACAGGCCACTGGTGAGCTTGCTTTCTAG
- a CDS encoding phosphoribosyltransferase, whose product MSLLSRQSFASFLRYSVRGDSELSRKSRDARLDLKNNKVIASLGITNAQYIALRLTEEFQKEDEEFENPELRRKLRLLETVLSPTAALVPVPRSSLIGPDSLWPPFELATALVDQGLGGQVLPILKRTRAVPKAAFAAPGERSSAQDHFETIAVDQDQEVPRTLILVDDIITTGASILGTASLLRRSWPTAEIRAFLAYLPLSFGEVESIVDPQIGSIQLRPDGSTSRTP is encoded by the coding sequence GTGAGCTTGCTTTCTAGGCAGTCGTTCGCCTCATTCCTTCGATACTCGGTCCGAGGCGACTCGGAGCTGTCACGAAAGTCTCGCGATGCGCGACTTGACCTCAAGAACAACAAGGTCATCGCCAGTCTCGGGATCACGAATGCGCAGTACATTGCGCTCAGGCTTACCGAGGAGTTTCAGAAGGAGGACGAGGAGTTCGAGAACCCGGAGCTTCGTCGAAAGCTCAGGTTGCTGGAGACCGTCCTCAGCCCGACGGCGGCACTCGTTCCAGTACCAAGAAGCTCCCTGATCGGACCAGATTCTCTCTGGCCTCCCTTCGAGCTTGCGACCGCTCTGGTCGATCAAGGCTTGGGAGGCCAAGTCCTCCCGATCCTGAAGCGTACGAGAGCCGTCCCGAAGGCAGCCTTCGCCGCGCCGGGTGAGCGCTCAAGCGCTCAGGATCACTTTGAAACCATCGCAGTCGATCAGGATCAAGAAGTGCCTCGGACCTTGATTCTTGTCGATGACATCATCACAACGGGAGCGAGCATACTGGGCACCGCAAGCTTGCTCCGGCGAAGTTGGCCGACGGCAGAGATCAGGGCATTTCTGGCCTATTTGCCGTTGTCGTTCGGCGAGGTCGAATCCATCGTCGACCCACAGATCGGCAGCATCCAACTCAGGCCGGATGGAAGCACCAGCAGAACTCCGTAG
- a CDS encoding B-box zinc finger protein, translating into MTTKLQQETTEELGYPCSHCNEPSVYFCHSCDATLCGQCADLDGDHDGDGWVALITCGGDSNRQCPAQEGV; encoded by the coding sequence ATGACCACGAAGCTACAGCAGGAAACCACCGAAGAGCTCGGATACCCATGCAGCCACTGCAATGAGCCCTCCGTCTACTTCTGCCACTCCTGCGATGCCACTCTATGCGGGCAGTGCGCCGACCTCGACGGCGACCATGACGGAGACGGCTGGGTCGCCTTGATCACCTGCGGTGGAGACTCCAACCGACAGTGTCCCGCTCAGGAGGGCGTCTGA
- a CDS encoding DUF1778 domain-containing protein, translating into MLVRLTEEQLELVDRAAEATGLNRTGWVRMTLLQAAKQQLGEGG; encoded by the coding sequence GTGCTCGTGAGGCTCACCGAGGAGCAGCTCGAGCTGGTGGACCGGGCGGCCGAAGCCACCGGACTCAATCGGACGGGATGGGTGCGGATGACGCTGCTGCAGGCGGCGAAGCAGCAGCTTGGAGAGGGTGGCTAG
- a CDS encoding helix-turn-helix transcriptional regulator, whose product MDEITLKAFRDYLRKLRDDRRLSQAELAERLGVSQSSVKQYEKGPSVPPLPRLVALLEALDADLLDLAVAMGHTGRQPETTEVLKELRSTPADSSGKAPWAFDLQNPMDELAAAVVRHIAGMSILSPESTESGAEGSESRVKRQQPGYAKAEED is encoded by the coding sequence ATGGACGAGATCACCCTCAAGGCGTTCCGCGACTACCTGCGAAAGCTTCGCGACGACAGACGCCTGAGCCAAGCGGAGTTAGCCGAAAGGCTAGGAGTATCCCAATCGTCCGTAAAGCAGTACGAAAAAGGGCCATCGGTCCCTCCCCTTCCGCGCTTGGTTGCGCTGTTAGAAGCGCTAGACGCGGACTTGCTTGACCTTGCGGTCGCGATGGGCCACACTGGGCGCCAACCGGAAACCACTGAAGTGCTGAAGGAGCTTCGCAGCACGCCGGCTGATTCGTCCGGGAAGGCTCCGTGGGCGTTTGATCTTCAGAATCCGATGGACGAGCTGGCGGCGGCTGTTGTCCGCCACATTGCCGGAATGTCGATTCTCAGTCCAGAGAGCACGGAATCAGGAGCGGAAGGATCCGAGTCTAGGGTCAAGCGCCAGCAGCCAGGCTACGCGAAGGCGGAAGAGGATTGA
- a CDS encoding ERF family protein, with translation MTIASINSPQSTADDSKATLNVYQRLLAVMDAVGGLGKSGTADGSVGGYRFHRIDDIEGALRPALVENGLAMMPRVTSHTLEAQEFVNGRGDRKVQWVANLQVEVEVTNVDDPVDSVVFSTVGHGIDSGDKAFGKALSYALKMWLLSALHLRGGEDNEADDHGDRPTPAPNLSIVDRKSALAWRPAFSGPQGQKFRINEKKVGQVWQVAESKGWTKRQVHDWCIKVLGCSLPETSFKYFVDLRQIFDLTTPADWSLAEPPQQQAPPPAGPDSEDIPGMDD, from the coding sequence ATGACCATCGCAAGCATCAACTCCCCGCAATCTACCGCCGACGATAGCAAGGCAACCCTCAACGTGTACCAGCGCCTGCTGGCCGTGATGGACGCCGTCGGCGGGCTCGGCAAGTCTGGCACCGCCGACGGGTCCGTCGGCGGATACCGCTTTCACCGGATCGACGACATCGAGGGCGCGCTGCGGCCCGCCCTCGTCGAGAACGGCCTGGCGATGATGCCTCGGGTCACCTCGCACACCCTTGAGGCCCAGGAGTTCGTCAACGGACGCGGCGACCGGAAGGTGCAGTGGGTGGCCAACCTCCAGGTCGAGGTCGAGGTCACCAACGTCGACGACCCAGTCGATTCTGTCGTCTTCAGCACCGTCGGCCACGGCATCGACTCCGGAGACAAGGCCTTCGGCAAGGCCCTCTCTTACGCGCTCAAGATGTGGCTCCTTTCGGCCCTCCACCTGCGCGGCGGAGAGGACAACGAGGCCGACGACCACGGCGACCGACCGACGCCGGCACCGAATCTTTCGATCGTCGATCGCAAGAGCGCCCTCGCCTGGCGCCCCGCCTTCTCGGGGCCCCAGGGCCAGAAATTCCGGATCAATGAAAAGAAGGTCGGCCAGGTATGGCAGGTCGCGGAGTCCAAGGGTTGGACCAAGCGCCAGGTCCATGACTGGTGCATCAAGGTTCTGGGGTGCAGTCTCCCCGAGACGTCGTTCAAGTACTTCGTGGATCTACGGCAGATCTTCGACCTCACGACGCCCGCCGACTGGTCCCTCGCCGAGCCGCCCCAGCAGCAGGCACCGCCGCCGGCAGGGCCCGACTCCGAAGACATCCCCGGGATGGACGACTGA
- a CDS encoding AAA family ATPase yields MPENVKEFAITNVGAVGSLDIKLRPGVTVLRGPNGAGKTTAIKAITRASGGGGSLEPKRGAKAGSVRGPGVVLSIGKKVTSTGDPVVSLGDYGELAALIDPKRKGKEAAAKRRLEALLNLVPVEVTDDLFLELAAGDEEVAGGAEFRGASLDLLAAAELIRRTANAVAKDHETRRDQADGAAAAARERLETYDTSSVDKAKSSVEELQEVARTAVRDLTRTRDRREAFETLQARRLEIQASLGARPEYEPVRELYKEQKALVAALKEELRQAEIEEARLLAAGNELHKQLLEWTERKKVLDAPIEGTTAEDVEAAEEAARQAEEDVQVAREASEIQGLRFEIEEAEKGKEASAERAAALRSIAQSVWARIADALESSTDLPEGLLIDDGALCYVKPGTGEMVAFDELSLGQRTRLALEVALAAGDGDVLPLDPGFWAALQPERQREIATAAAERGAYLLTEAPADEPGIREEHIA; encoded by the coding sequence ATGCCCGAGAACGTCAAGGAGTTCGCGATCACCAACGTGGGGGCCGTTGGCTCCCTCGACATCAAGCTGCGGCCCGGCGTGACTGTCCTCCGCGGCCCCAACGGCGCCGGGAAGACCACGGCCATCAAGGCGATCACCCGTGCCAGCGGCGGCGGCGGCTCGCTGGAGCCGAAGCGCGGCGCGAAGGCCGGATCCGTGCGAGGGCCTGGCGTGGTCCTCTCGATCGGGAAGAAAGTCACTTCCACCGGCGATCCCGTCGTCTCCCTCGGCGACTACGGCGAGCTTGCCGCCCTCATCGACCCCAAGCGCAAGGGCAAGGAGGCGGCCGCGAAGCGCCGCCTGGAAGCCCTTCTGAACCTGGTGCCCGTCGAGGTTACCGACGATCTATTCCTCGAGCTTGCGGCCGGTGACGAGGAGGTAGCGGGCGGCGCCGAGTTCCGGGGCGCCTCGCTGGATCTCCTGGCGGCTGCGGAGCTGATCCGGCGCACGGCCAATGCTGTCGCCAAGGACCACGAGACCCGCCGTGACCAAGCGGACGGCGCCGCGGCGGCCGCCCGTGAACGCCTGGAGACCTATGACACCTCCTCAGTGGACAAGGCCAAGAGCTCCGTCGAGGAGCTGCAGGAGGTCGCCAGGACGGCCGTCAGAGATTTGACCCGCACTCGCGACCGACGGGAGGCCTTCGAAACGCTCCAGGCCAGGCGTCTTGAGATCCAGGCATCGCTGGGAGCGCGCCCCGAGTACGAGCCAGTGCGGGAGCTCTACAAGGAGCAGAAGGCGCTCGTCGCTGCGCTCAAGGAAGAGCTCCGCCAGGCGGAGATCGAGGAGGCCCGGCTGCTCGCTGCCGGCAATGAGCTGCACAAGCAGCTCCTCGAATGGACCGAGCGGAAGAAGGTGCTCGACGCCCCGATCGAAGGCACCACCGCCGAAGACGTCGAGGCCGCCGAGGAGGCGGCGCGGCAAGCGGAAGAAGACGTGCAGGTCGCCCGGGAGGCGTCCGAGATCCAGGGTCTCCGCTTCGAGATCGAGGAGGCGGAGAAGGGCAAAGAGGCCTCCGCGGAGCGGGCCGCCGCCCTTCGCTCGATCGCGCAAAGCGTCTGGGCCCGCATCGCTGACGCGTTGGAGTCCTCGACCGACCTTCCGGAAGGCCTCCTGATCGACGATGGAGCCCTCTGCTACGTCAAGCCCGGCACGGGCGAAATGGTGGCCTTCGACGAGCTTTCCCTCGGCCAGCGGACTCGCCTGGCTCTCGAGGTCGCCCTGGCTGCCGGCGATGGCGACGTCCTTCCGCTGGACCCCGGCTTCTGGGCGGCCTTGCAGCCAGAACGTCAGCGCGAGATCGCCACGGCTGCCGCCGAGCGCGGCGCCTACCTCTTGACCGAAGCTCCGGCGGACGAGCCGGGCATCCGAGAGGAGCACATCGCATGA
- a CDS encoding DnaA N-terminal domain-containing protein, whose protein sequence is MSIKTTSDRLRKLIEWGYCQYDEEAKVVWVIEHARHEWGSAPNPNDKKVKGLKNRLPGMIEALGNCPLINNFIAHYRTGWAPLFEVLPKSIRRTSEVDSESIEISPEVDGIKSLEESGERREETGEKERGEPTSPEPSRAAGRVESQQGVVMTFPVIGEDSPWELTKEKLAEWEDTFEAMDVVQLLRRARQWLRDNPRKRKTPGGMTTFLGAWLERKWNGGDYPPRPLEPGGPESELPTFAPIRSERWLEAREVLRSVLDPDEWRTWIRPLVSVGETADDVAIWAPSPGFLHTLSETYADQINRAFDGPSVRLVTGHLEGR, encoded by the coding sequence ATGTCGATCAAAACGACTTCCGATCGACTTCGAAAGCTCATCGAATGGGGATATTGCCAGTACGACGAGGAGGCAAAGGTCGTGTGGGTGATTGAGCACGCCCGGCACGAATGGGGTTCCGCTCCGAACCCCAATGACAAGAAGGTGAAGGGGCTCAAGAATCGCTTGCCGGGCATGATCGAGGCTCTAGGTAACTGCCCTCTTATCAATAACTTCATAGCCCACTACCGGACTGGATGGGCACCCCTTTTCGAAGTACTTCCGAAGTCGATTCGAAGAACTTCCGAAGTCGATTCCGAGTCGATCGAAATTTCTCCAGAAGTCGATGGCATCAAGTCTCTTGAGGAGAGTGGAGAGAGGAGAGAAGAGACTGGAGAGAAGGAGAGGGGAGAACCTACAAGTCCGGAGCCCTCGCGGGCTGCCGGACGTGTTGAGTCTCAACAGGGGGTCGTAATGACTTTCCCGGTAATCGGCGAAGACTCTCCTTGGGAGCTGACGAAAGAGAAGCTCGCCGAGTGGGAGGACACCTTCGAGGCCATGGACGTGGTCCAGCTCCTTCGAAGGGCTCGGCAATGGCTCCGCGACAATCCCAGGAAGCGAAAGACCCCAGGTGGCATGACCACGTTCCTCGGTGCCTGGCTCGAGCGTAAGTGGAACGGAGGCGACTATCCGCCTCGCCCGCTCGAACCCGGCGGTCCCGAGTCAGAGCTGCCGACATTTGCCCCGATCAGGTCCGAGCGCTGGCTTGAGGCCCGCGAAGTCCTCCGCTCGGTGCTCGACCCGGATGAGTGGAGGACTTGGATTCGTCCGCTCGTCTCAGTCGGGGAGACTGCCGACGACGTGGCGATCTGGGCCCCGAGTCCCGGATTCCTCCACACCCTCAGCGAAACCTACGCAGACCAGATCAACCGCGCTTTCGATGGTCCCTCCGTCCGCCTCGTGACGGGGCATCTCGAGGGTCGCTAG
- a CDS encoding DUF5131 family protein: MSDATKIEWTDRTWNPVRGCTRVSEGCRNCYAERTAVRHAGPGRPYEDLAKSTPGGPRWTGVAKLFPHKLAEPLGWREPSKVFVNSMSDLFHESLAFEEIAAVFGVMAAAQRHTFQVLTKRPARALEWFEWIADQGEELEAAVGDKPEGVGAAASACAIFAEQTAGPNLLEAYSQPWPLPNVWLGVSVEDQATAEERIPLLLECPAALRFVSYEPALGPVDFEALIVQRGGVVGQLNALGCSWWPAIGDADEEERRREEVEAIDWVIVGGDSARECDLGWIRLAVEQCAGVGIPAFVKQLGARPVTRPHAIPGGLARPHWSNVPGRPLDLRHPKGGDPEEWPEDLQVRQFPEVAA; the protein is encoded by the coding sequence GTGAGCGACGCCACCAAAATCGAGTGGACGGACCGCACCTGGAATCCCGTCCGCGGCTGCACCCGTGTCTCGGAGGGCTGCCGAAACTGCTACGCCGAGCGCACCGCCGTTCGACATGCTGGCCCCGGCCGCCCCTACGAGGACCTCGCGAAGTCCACCCCGGGCGGTCCTCGCTGGACCGGTGTCGCCAAGCTGTTCCCGCACAAACTGGCCGAGCCCCTCGGTTGGCGGGAGCCTTCGAAGGTGTTTGTCAACTCGATGAGCGACCTCTTTCACGAGTCGCTCGCCTTCGAGGAGATCGCCGCCGTCTTCGGCGTAATGGCGGCGGCGCAGCGGCACACCTTTCAGGTGCTCACCAAACGGCCGGCACGGGCGCTCGAGTGGTTCGAGTGGATCGCCGATCAGGGCGAGGAGCTCGAGGCCGCGGTGGGAGATAAGCCCGAAGGGGTCGGCGCCGCGGCCTCCGCTTGCGCGATCTTCGCGGAGCAGACCGCGGGCCCGAACCTGCTCGAGGCCTACAGTCAACCCTGGCCTCTCCCAAACGTCTGGCTCGGCGTCAGCGTCGAGGACCAGGCGACGGCGGAAGAGCGGATCCCCTTGCTTCTCGAGTGCCCGGCGGCCCTGCGATTCGTCAGCTATGAGCCAGCGCTTGGCCCCGTCGACTTCGAAGCGCTAATCGTTCAGCGCGGTGGTGTTGTTGGCCAGCTCAACGCACTGGGTTGCTCTTGGTGGCCCGCCATCGGTGATGCCGACGAAGAGGAACGGAGGCGCGAAGAGGTCGAGGCGATCGACTGGGTCATTGTTGGCGGCGACAGCGCTCGGGAGTGCGACCTCGGGTGGATCAGGCTCGCGGTCGAGCAGTGCGCCGGCGTCGGGATTCCGGCGTTTGTAAAACAGCTTGGAGCTCGTCCGGTGACTCGCCCGCATGCCATTCCTGGTGGCCTGGCTCGACCGCATTGGAGCAATGTCCCTGGCAGACCTCTCGATCTCCGCCACCCCAAGGGCGGCGACCCCGAGGAGTGGCCCGAGGATCTCCAGGTGCGGCAGTTCCCGGAGGTCGCAGCATGA
- a CDS encoding metallophosphoesterase family protein, whose product MRLLHISDVHFGPKHLPEVAEGVLRLVAERRPEAVILSGDLTQRAKEEQFRQARAFVDRLEAPTLVVPGNHDVPLYRRFFTLRMFNPYGPYRSFFADDLEPVMTLPGMTAVGVNTAFGWTTKHGRVTTRQLRRLEERLAAIPQDHLRVVVAHHELIPAPRFGTQRVLRNAWEMADLCSRQRVDLVLSGHLHQAYLGSTEQYYAFGREPVWIVHSGTTSSSRGRGGERGVQSCHWIECEGQAIEVTPLRWQGESGRFEAYGRQRVPRRPPRAVGSGRAAG is encoded by the coding sequence TTGCGCCTGCTGCACATTTCCGATGTCCATTTCGGTCCGAAGCACCTCCCGGAGGTGGCGGAGGGGGTGCTGCGCCTGGTGGCCGAGCGGCGACCGGAGGCGGTCATCCTCTCCGGCGATCTCACCCAGCGGGCGAAGGAGGAGCAGTTCCGCCAGGCGCGGGCCTTCGTCGATCGCCTCGAGGCGCCCACCCTGGTGGTGCCGGGCAATCACGACGTGCCCCTCTACCGCCGGTTTTTCACTCTCCGGATGTTCAATCCCTATGGGCCCTATCGCAGCTTCTTCGCCGACGATCTCGAGCCGGTGATGACGTTGCCCGGGATGACCGCCGTGGGGGTCAACACGGCCTTCGGCTGGACGACCAAGCACGGACGAGTCACGACACGCCAGCTCAGACGCCTAGAAGAGAGGCTGGCGGCGATTCCGCAAGATCACCTGCGGGTGGTGGTGGCGCACCACGAGCTGATTCCGGCGCCGCGCTTCGGCACCCAGCGGGTGTTGCGCAACGCCTGGGAGATGGCGGACCTCTGCTCGCGCCAGCGGGTCGATCTGGTGCTCTCCGGGCACCTTCATCAGGCCTACCTGGGAAGCACCGAGCAGTACTACGCCTTCGGTCGCGAGCCGGTGTGGATCGTCCATTCGGGGACGACGTCGTCGTCGCGCGGTCGGGGCGGCGAGCGCGGGGTGCAGAGTTGCCACTGGATCGAGTGCGAAGGGCAGGCGATCGAGGTGACGCCGCTACGCTGGCAGGGCGAGAGCGGGCGGTTCGAGGCCTATGGTCGCCAGCGGGTGCCCCGGCGTCCGCCGCGGGCGGTGGGGTCAGGGCGAGCCGCGGGATAA